Genomic segment of Streptomyces alboniger:
TGCGGTACCGCATGCGCCGCGTCGAGGAGATCCTGGGCCGCTCCCTGGACGACCCGGACGTCCGCATGGAGCTGTGGCTGTCCCTGAAGGCGACCTCGGTGGGATCCGAGTGACCTGCACGAGGGCGCCCGCCCCCGCCTCGCGCCCCTGACGCGGGGCAAACAGGCGGGTGGGCGGGAGAGCATCCCGGCGCGCGGCAGCACCGGCCAGTACAAACAGGCGCGAGGCCCCCGGCCAGTACTCCGCGTCGGACAAACGTCCGGGGCTTCGGCTGCCCCTACGGTGAGGGACGTACCCCCAAGACACACCTCCGCGGAAGGGCCGGGAATCACATGACTTCCATCCACGCCTTCTGGCTCGCCGGTCGCCAGACCACCGGTGAGACCACGCTCGACGTCACCTCGCCCTGGGACGGGCGGCTCGTCGCCAAGGCGGCCGTCCCGACCGACGCCCAGGTCGAGGAGGCCGTGGCCGCCGCGTACGCCGTGCGCGACGAGTTCGCCGCGACCCCGGCCCACGTCCGCGCCGCCGCCCTCGACCACGTGAGCCGCAGGCTCGTCGAGCGCACCGAGGAGATCGCGCAGCTCATCTCCGCCGAGAACGGCAAGCCGATCAAGTGGGCCCGCGGCGAGGTCGGCCGCGCGGTCTCCGTCTTCCGCTTCGCCGCGGAGGAGGCCCGCCGCTTCAACGGCGGCGAGGCCCAGCGCCTGGACACCGACGCCGGTGGCCAGGGCCGCCTCGCCCTGACGCGCCGCTTCCCCAAGGGCGTCGTCCTCGGCATCGCGCCGTTCAACTTCCCGCTGAACCTCTGCGCGCACAAGATCGCCCCGGCCATCGCCGTCGGCGCTCCGATCATCCTCAAGCCCGCCCCCGCGACCCCGCTGTCCGGCCTCGTCCTCGGCGAGCTGCTCGCCGAGACCGAGCTGCCCGCGGGCTCCTGGTCGGTCCTGCCGGTGGCCAACGACAAGATGCCCGCCCTCGTCCAGGACGAGCGCATGCCGGTCATCTCCTTCACCGGCTCCGACAAGGTCGGCTACGCGATCATGGACTCGGTGCCGCGCAAGCACTGCACCCTGGAGCTGGGCGGCAACGGCGCGGCCGTCGTCCTCGCCGACTTCTCCTCGGACGAGGACCTGGACTGGGCCGCCTCGCGCATCGCCACCTTCTCCAACTACCAGGGCGGCCAGTCCTGCATCTCCGTGCAGCGGGTCATCGCCGACGCCTCCGTCTACGACCGGCTCGTGCCGCGCGTCGTCAAGGCCGTCGAGGCCCAGGTCACCGGCGACCCGTCCGACCCGAAGACCGAGGTCGGCCCGCTGGTCAACGAGGACGCCGCCAAGCGCGTGGAGTCCTGGGTCGACGAGGCCGTCGAGGCGGGCGCGCAGCTGCTCACCGGCGGCAAGCGCGACGGCGCCACGTACGCGCCGACTGTCCTCGCCGACGTACCGGCCGACGTGACCATCGCCTGCGAGGAGGTCTTCGGACCGGTCCTCACCGTCAAGAAGGTGGACGGCGAGGCGGAGGCGTTCGCCGCCGTCAACGACTCCAAGTACGGCCTCCAGGCGGGCGTGTTCACGCACGACCTCCAGACCGCCTTCCGCGCCCACCGCGCCCTTGAGGTCGGCGGCGTGGTCATCGGCGACGCCCCCTCCTACCGCGCCGACCAGATGCCGTACGGCGGCGTCAAGCAGTCCGGCGTCGGCCGCGAAGGCGTCCGCTTCGCGATGGAGGACTACACCTACGAGCGGGTCATGGTGCTCACGGGCCTCGCCCTGTAAGCGGCCACGTCCCCGAGGCCAACGGCCGGAGCCCACTGTGCGGGGGCTCCGGCCGTTGTCGTACGAAGGCCGCGCGACTCGCGTACGAAGGCCGCGCCCCTCTCGTACGAACGCTGCGCGAGGACTGGTGGGATCGGGACGAATGGGGTACCAACGATCCAGTAGCACCCGTCAGTAACCGATTCCTCTGCGCGGCGAGGTGAGCTCCTCATGACCGCACCAACCCCCAAACCGTCCGTGAGCGAACGCGAGGCCCGGCAGGTCGCCGAGGCCGCCCGCGAGCAGGACTGGCGCAAACCCAGCTTCGCCAAGGAACTCTTCCTCGGCCGCTTCCGGCTGGATCTGATCCACCCGCACCCCATGCCGCCGGACGAGGACGCGCGGCGCGGCGAGGAGTTCCTCGCCAAGCTCCGCGACTTCTGCGAGACGAAGATCGACTCGGCCCGCATCGAGCGCGAGGCGCGCATCCCCGACGAGACCATCAAGGGCCTCAAGGAGCTCGGCGCGC
This window contains:
- a CDS encoding aldehyde dehydrogenase family protein gives rise to the protein MTSIHAFWLAGRQTTGETTLDVTSPWDGRLVAKAAVPTDAQVEEAVAAAYAVRDEFAATPAHVRAAALDHVSRRLVERTEEIAQLISAENGKPIKWARGEVGRAVSVFRFAAEEARRFNGGEAQRLDTDAGGQGRLALTRRFPKGVVLGIAPFNFPLNLCAHKIAPAIAVGAPIILKPAPATPLSGLVLGELLAETELPAGSWSVLPVANDKMPALVQDERMPVISFTGSDKVGYAIMDSVPRKHCTLELGGNGAAVVLADFSSDEDLDWAASRIATFSNYQGGQSCISVQRVIADASVYDRLVPRVVKAVEAQVTGDPSDPKTEVGPLVNEDAAKRVESWVDEAVEAGAQLLTGGKRDGATYAPTVLADVPADVTIACEEVFGPVLTVKKVDGEAEAFAAVNDSKYGLQAGVFTHDLQTAFRAHRALEVGGVVIGDAPSYRADQMPYGGVKQSGVGREGVRFAMEDYTYERVMVLTGLAL